Within Desulfolithobacter dissulfuricans, the genomic segment AGTCCTGGCAGAGCTTCTTCATGGTCTCCGGATCATCCTTTGTGCCCTTTGCGGATGGATTGGTGGTAGGGCTGATAACTGTACGGGGGTCGATCTGCAGGTTCATGGTCTTTGCCCTTAGAGGATAACCAGTTCGCCCTGGAGGGCGCCGGCGGCCTTGATGGCCTGGAAAATAGCGATCAGATCGCGGGGCGTGGCGCCGATGGCATTGAGGGCCTTGGCGATGTCACCGATGGAGACACCCATTTCCAGAACAACCATGTTGCCCTGGTCTTCGTTCATGTTGATCGTGGTCCGGGGTGCGGCCACGGTCTCCCCGGTACCCAGGGGGTTGGGTTGAGTGACTTCGATGGGCTCGGTGATCACCAGGTTCAGGTTGCCATGGGATACGGCCACCGTGGAGATGCGCACGTCCTTGCCCATGACGATGGTGCCGGTGCGTTCGTTGACCACGATCCGGGCCGGAGCATCTGTCTGGACCTCTATCTTTTCCAGGTCGGCGACAAAGGCCACCACGTCACCCTGGTATGTGGGAGGCATTTGTACCCTGACCGAGCTGGAATCCATGGAATGGGCTGTATCCTGACCGAAACGGGAATTAATCGCCTCGGTCATCCGGGCGGCAGTAGTAAAGTCCGGTTGGCGCAGCTGGTAAAGCAGGTTACCAGTGGCAGGAAGTTGGTAGTCGATCGGCCGTTCGATGACCGCGCCGCCGGGGATACGGCCCACGGTGGGATGGTTCTTCTGGACCTTGGCGGTCTTGCCGCCGTACGAGATGGCGCCCACGTTGAGCGGCCCCTGGGCCACGGCATAGACCTTGCCATCCGGTCCTTTGAGAGTGGTCATTAACAGCGAGCCGCCGGCCAGGCTGGTGGCATCGCCCATGGAGGAAACGGTGACGTCGATGGCTGTGCCCGGGCGGGCAAACGGGGGCAGGGAAGCGGTGACCATGACCGAGGCCACGTTCTTGGTCTTCATCTGGTCAAAGGTGGCCGGGGTCAGGGCCATGCCCAGTCGTTTGACCATGTTGATCATGGCCTGCTTGGTGAACACGGATTTCTTGATGTCATCGCCGGTACCGTTGAGACCGATGACCAGACCGTAGCCGATCAGCTGGTTTTCGCGTACCCCCTGGATGTCGGCGATATCCTTGATCCGTGCCGCCTGACTCCAGGAGCCGGCAAGCAGCGAAAAGATGATCGCCATGACTGCCACATGCAATCGGAATGTTGTCTGTTTCTGTTTCATTGCCATGTCTGTCTCGCGTCTGCCCGGAAAAAGGCCCGCTTAAAAGGGCCAGACGTTGTCCACGATCCGCATCAGCCAGCCCGGTTTCTGTTTGTCGGACAACGCCCCTTTACCGGTATAGGCGATCTGGGCATTGAGAATATGGCTGGAGTCGATGGTGTTGTCGGCGGTGATATCCTCGGGCCGGACAATGCCGGTCAGGTAGATGATCTGTTCCTCGTTGTTGACAATGATGGATTTGCCGCCCCGGATTTTCATGGTGCCGTTGGGATAGACCTTGATCACCTGGGTGGTCAGGGTGGCGACCAGGTCCTCCTTGCGCATGGTCTTGCCGGAACCCTTGAACTGGTTGCTGAAGCTGGCATCGAGCAGGGAGGTCATATCCACTTTCTGGTTTTTGGCCATGATGGATTTCTCCAGGCCAAAGAGTGCGGGGATCCCGGCTGTCATCGTGGTGTCGCGGCCGCTTTCGGTGGAGGCCTCCTTGCTGGCACTGGCCTCTTCCTTGATGGTGATGGTGACGATGTCGCCAACCCGGCGCGCTTTCATATCCGCGTACAGGCCCTCCCGTTCACCGGCCCACAGCGAGCCCGGCGACTGGGGTCTGGGCGCCTCGGTCATGACCGGTTCCAGGGGTTCCGGGATGCGGACAATCTGAGGTTCCCGGCCTGCACAGCCACTGAGCAGCAGGGCAGAGAAAATGAGAATTTTTAAAGGTCTCATGATTAAAACTCCACGGAAACAAGGCCCGGGGCATCCACCCGGCAGTAGATAAGTTTACCTGAATTCATGTTCTGTACCCGGATCACATCACCGGGACGGCCATCCATCCTGGACATGCCGGTGGCCGTGAGCTGGAGGCCGCCGCGACTGGCCAGGATCTTGACCAGGTCGCCCTTACGGATGACCGGGGGTGGTTCCACGTACCGCCGCTCGATGGCCTTGCCCGCATGCAGGGTTCGTTTGACCTGCATGCCGATCACGCTCCGGGGGCTGAAAAAAGGATCCTGCAGGGCGGCGATATTCTGCCTGGTCATGCGGATTCGGTCCGGGGTGATGATCTGTCCCCGGCGCAGGGTGGTGGCGGCGGTCGCGACCTCGGCCAGGGCCTCTATCCTGCAGCGTACAGTACAGTTGCGCACCGTGGTTCCATCGATCCTGAAGATGATGGAAAAACTCGAGCTGCCGAGGATCTCTGGTCGCGACGGAACCACCTCGTATTGCAGCTCTCCCCGGGGCAGGGTAAAGGTCTCGGGTACGCGCAGGGAAGACAGCCTGATCTGGGCCCTGGGCAGCTTGTCCAGGTTCTGCTGCAGATAGCTGACAAGGATCTGTTCTATCCGCTGCCTGTCGATGACGATACCGTCCCGCGCTACGGTGATCTTGTCTGAGCCCTGCCAGTAAACGTCCTGGAAGCGTTCGTCGTGTACCAAACGGCGGATTACATCCGTGGCCCGCAGCTCTTTGCTCTGTCCGGGCAGGGGGGCGCGGCCGACCGTGAGAGCGGCCAGAGTACGGGCCAGGTCATTTTCCGGGCTCAGGCTGGCGATGTCCCCCAGTGTGATCTGCTCCGCGCTCACTTGGGCGTTTGCCCGGAAGGTCACCTCCAGGGTGGTCGCCCACGGTGTGGCCGGCAGCAGAAACAGCAGCGCCAGCAATATCAGCTTAACCCGAAACATGACCATTTACACCATGTTGACCGTGGTCCGCATCATTTCGTCCGAGGTGGTCACGGATTTGGAGTTGATCTCAAAGGCCCGCTGAACCGTGATCATGTTGGCCATCTCCTCCACCATGTTGACATTGGAGCTCTCAAGGTAGGTCTGCAGCAGGATACCGACCCCGTCGGAACCCGGGGTGCCGACGGTGGCGGTACCGGAGGCATCGGTCTCGCGAAAGAGATTCTGGCCGATGGCCAGCAGGCCGGAGTTGTTGGTGAAGGTGGCCAGGTCGATGTTGCCAAGCTGGGTGGCGGTGGTGTCGTCGCCCAGCAGGGCACTGACGATACCGGTTTCGCTGATGGTGATCTGCCGGGCATTATCCGGGATGACGATTTCCGGATCCAGGGGATAGCCATCCGAGGTGGTCAGCCGGCCGTCACCGTCGCGCTTGAGCGCCCCGGCCCTGGTGTAGCCGGTGTTGCCGTTGGGCAGGACGACCTGGAAAAAGCCCTCCCCCTCGATGGCCACATCCAGATCATTGCCGGTCTGGATAAGTTCGCCCTGGCTGAAGATTTTCTGAACCGCAGCGGTACGCACCCCGAGACCGACCTGGATCCCGGTGGGCGATTTGGTGTCCTCGGAGGTCGGGCTGCCCGGCACCTTGATAGCCTGGTAGAGCAGGTCCTGGAAGTCGGCCCGGCTTTTTTTGAAACCCGTGGTGCCGACGTTGGCCAGGTTGTTGGCAATAACGTCCATATTGAGGTTCTGGGCGCCCATGCCCGTGGTTGCTGTCCACAGCGATCGTATCATGTCTGTCTCCTGAATGGTTCGAGCAGTCGGGTGTTCCCTTTTCTCTTTTCTGTATTTCTATCAGGCCACGGTGCCCAGCTCGCTCTGCTTTTCGCCGATGGTCGAGTAGCTTTTCATGGCCTTGTGGTAGGCCTCGTACTTGCGCAGGGTGTTCATCATCAGGACCATCTCCTCCATCATGTTGACATTGGAGAGCTCAAGATGTCCCTGGACAACCCGGCTTTCGGTGGCCGGAACCGGGGTGGTCCCATCGAAAGTGAACAGGGAATGCCCCGCCTTTTTCAGCTGGTCGGGATCGTCCACCATGTAGACCTGGGCCCGGCTTTCAACCACCCCATCCACCGAGATATTGCCTTCGTTGTCGATGATGACGCTCTTGCCTGAATAATCACTTATCTGCACCGGTCCGCCACCACCATCGAGCAGGTTGTGACCGGCCGGGGTCTTGATGAAACCTTGCTGGTCGACAATGAAATGCCCCTGGCGGGTGAGGTAGGTGGTATTCCGGTCGCGGACCATGAAAAATCCCTCTCCGTCAATGGCCAGGTCCAGGGAGTTGCCGGTCTGGCGCATGGCACCGGGACTGAAATCCGTGCCGATCCGACGAATCCTGCTGAAGTTGACGCCCCTGGCGTCCCCGACCTGCTGGCGTCCCCGGAGGATGGCCTCGAATGAGACCCGGTCTTTCTTGAACCCGGAGGTGGAGATGTTGGCCAGGTTGTTGCTGATGGTGGCCATGGCCTGTTCCCGGGCAACCGCCCCGGAAAGGGCACTGTATTTTCCTGAAACCATATGTTTTCGGTTCTCTTTCTGGTTGTTTTGTTCGGTGGCCTGAACCGGGCGACCGTCCTGTAACTCTTTCGTCAGAATCAGTGATAATCTTTAGCTGCGTGCGGCCATACGGGCCAGGGTGACCAGTTGCCGGGCCTCGGCCGGGGCAATGGCCAGAATGGAGGCTATCTCCTCCATGGTCATGCCGTTTTCCACCATGCTGACCACGTAGCGGTATTTTTCCGGGGGCTCCACGCTGCCGCTCTGGTACAGCTCAAGGCGCGGCTTCTGCAGCCTGGTGGTGATCTCGGCGCTGGCCAGGGTGTCAAGGAACTCTTCCTGCTCCCGCCGGCTGGTCTCGAGCTGGCGGATTTTCTCCCGGGCCTCTTTGAGTGTGGCTTCCAGGCTGGTGATCTTTTTCTGCTGTCTGCGCGTGGTCTGCCGAAGAGAGAAAATCACCCCGGCCAGGAGCAGAAAAAGAACCAGGGCCCAGCCCATGGTCCACAGGCCGGGATCAGTTGCGATGAATCTGGTCATGGCATCCTGCTGACATCAGTTATTCATCATAGAGCTCGGCATTGAGCAGCTTGACCCGCAATTTCAGCAGGGCCTGGCTGTGGAGCTGGGATACCCGTCCCTCGGAGACCTGGATGACCTCGGCGATCTCTTTCTGGGTCAGTTCCTCGTAATAGTAGAGGGCGATCACCAACCGCTCCTTTTCGGTCAGTTCTTCGAGCAGGTCAGCGATCAGCTGGGTCAGTTCCTGGTTTTCGATGAGTTCCAGCGGGGTGGGGCCGCCGTGGT encodes:
- a CDS encoding flagellar basal body P-ring protein FlgI; its protein translation is MAIIFSLLAGSWSQAARIKDIADIQGVRENQLIGYGLVIGLNGTGDDIKKSVFTKQAMINMVKRLGMALTPATFDQMKTKNVASVMVTASLPPFARPGTAIDVTVSSMGDATSLAGGSLLMTTLKGPDGKVYAVAQGPLNVGAISYGGKTAKVQKNHPTVGRIPGGAVIERPIDYQLPATGNLLYQLRQPDFTTAARMTEAINSRFGQDTAHSMDSSSVRVQMPPTYQGDVVAFVADLEKIEVQTDAPARIVVNERTGTIVMGKDVRISTVAVSHGNLNLVITEPIEVTQPNPLGTGETVAAPRTTINMNEDQGNMVVLEMGVSIGDIAKALNAIGATPRDLIAIFQAIKAAGALQGELVIL
- a CDS encoding flagellar basal body L-ring protein FlgH, whose amino-acid sequence is MRPLKILIFSALLLSGCAGREPQIVRIPEPLEPVMTEAPRPQSPGSLWAGEREGLYADMKARRVGDIVTITIKEEASASKEASTESGRDTTMTAGIPALFGLEKSIMAKNQKVDMTSLLDASFSNQFKGSGKTMRKEDLVATLTTQVIKVYPNGTMKIRGGKSIIVNNEEQIIYLTGIVRPEDITADNTIDSSHILNAQIAYTGKGALSDKQKPGWLMRIVDNVWPF
- the flgA gene encoding flagellar basal body P-ring formation chaperone FlgA, producing MFRVKLILLALLFLLPATPWATTLEVTFRANAQVSAEQITLGDIASLSPENDLARTLAALTVGRAPLPGQSKELRATDVIRRLVHDERFQDVYWQGSDKITVARDGIVIDRQRIEQILVSYLQQNLDKLPRAQIRLSSLRVPETFTLPRGELQYEVVPSRPEILGSSSFSIIFRIDGTTVRNCTVRCRIEALAEVATAATTLRRGQIITPDRIRMTRQNIAALQDPFFSPRSVIGMQVKRTLHAGKAIERRYVEPPPVIRKGDLVKILASRGGLQLTATGMSRMDGRPGDVIRVQNMNSGKLIYCRVDAPGLVSVEF
- the flgG gene encoding flagellar basal-body rod protein FlgG, which codes for MIRSLWTATTGMGAQNLNMDVIANNLANVGTTGFKKSRADFQDLLYQAIKVPGSPTSEDTKSPTGIQVGLGVRTAAVQKIFSQGELIQTGNDLDVAIEGEGFFQVVLPNGNTGYTRAGALKRDGDGRLTTSDGYPLDPEIVIPDNARQITISETGIVSALLGDDTTATQLGNIDLATFTNNSGLLAIGQNLFRETDASGTATVGTPGSDGVGILLQTYLESSNVNMVEEMANMITVQRAFEINSKSVTTSDEMMRTTVNMV
- the flgF gene encoding flagellar basal-body rod protein FlgF; protein product: MVSGKYSALSGAVAREQAMATISNNLANISTSGFKKDRVSFEAILRGRQQVGDARGVNFSRIRRIGTDFSPGAMRQTGNSLDLAIDGEGFFMVRDRNTTYLTRQGHFIVDQQGFIKTPAGHNLLDGGGGPVQISDYSGKSVIIDNEGNISVDGVVESRAQVYMVDDPDQLKKAGHSLFTFDGTTPVPATESRVVQGHLELSNVNMMEEMVLMMNTLRKYEAYHKAMKSYSTIGEKQSELGTVA